The following are encoded in a window of Oxyura jamaicensis isolate SHBP4307 breed ruddy duck chromosome 27 unlocalized genomic scaffold, BPBGC_Ojam_1.0 oxy27_random_OJ68489, whole genome shotgun sequence genomic DNA:
- the VPS25 gene encoding vacuolar protein-sorting-associated protein 25 gives CLSPLQPPPSSVSASLTPLPGKLPLESIQVVLEELRKNGNLEWLDKNKTSFLIMWRRPEEWGKLIYQWVSKNGLTNSVFTLYELASGDDTADEEFHGLDEAMLLRALQALQQEHKAEIITLDDGRGVKFF, from the exons TGTCTGTCCCCCCTCCAACCCCCCCCAAGCTCGGTCAGCGCCTCCTTAACCCCCCTCCCAGGGAAGCTGCCGCTGGAGTCCATCcaggtggtgctggaggagctccGCAAAAACG GGAACCTGGAGTGGTTGGAcaagaacaaaaccagcttCCTCATCATGTGGAGGAGACCCGAGGAGTGGGGAAAGCTCATCTACCAGTGG GTGTCGAAGAACGGCTTGACCAACTCCGTGTTCACGCTGTATGAGCTGGCCAGCGGGGATGATACTGCAGATGAAG AGTTCCACGGCCTGGATGAGGCCATGCTGCTTCGTGCCCTGCAAGCCCTGCAGCAAGAGCACAAGGCTGAAATCATCACGCTGGACGACGGCCGAGGCGTCAAGTTCTTCTGA